From a region of the Epinephelus fuscoguttatus linkage group LG21, E.fuscoguttatus.final_Chr_v1 genome:
- the neurod6a gene encoding neurogenic differentiation factor 6-A produces the protein MLTFEKPPSNHTGSPFRTSWATNQLVRPVKPEPGRAPEDTFESGREDGREGEEEEEEEEEEEQTSGLRRRGPHKKKLSQVRLDRVRLRRIEANARERNRMHGLNNALDSLRKVVPCYSKTQKLSKIETLRLAKNYIWALSEILSSGKRPDLLTFVQTLCKGLSQPTTNLVAGCLQLNSRSFLSEPGGDSFSLYPAYHHHHGMEAVSNSSADSGRAVRPFGSLFGPYEALYDSPSPDSSSPLDAGTLSPPINFNGIFSLKHEEPAERSCHYGLRYCSISSQGSSAELGPYDIHLRGQFYQVQEELNKPFHS, from the coding sequence ATGCTGACTTTTGAGAAGCCGCCCTCCAACCACACCGGCAGTCCCTTCAGGACCAGCTGGGCCACCAACCAATTAGTCAGACCGGTGAAGCCGGAGCCTGGCAGAGCCCCGGAGGACACGTTTGAGTCCGGGAGAGAGGATGGCAGagagggggaagaggaggaggaggaggaggaggaggaggaacagacGAGCGGTCTGAGGAGAAGGGGTCCTCATAAGAAGAAGCTGAGCCAGGTCCGACTGGACCGGGTGCGTCTGCGGCGCATCGAGGCCAACGCGCGGGAGAGGAACCGGATGCACGGCCTCAACAACGCGCTGGACAGCCTGAGGAAAGTGGTGCCGTGTTACTCCAAGACGCAGAAGCTGTCCAAGATAGAGACGCTCCGCCTGGCCAAGAACTACATCTGGGCCCTCAGTGAGATCCTGAGCTCCGGGAAAAGGCCGGACCTGCTCACGTTCGTGCAGACCCTGTGCAAGGGTCTCTCCCAGCCCACCACCAACCTGGTGGCCGGCTGCCTGCAGCTCAACTCCCGCAGCTTCCTCTCGGAGCCGGGCGGGGACTCGTTCTCCCTCTACCCGGCCTATCACCACCACCACGGGATGGAGGCGGTGAGCAACAGCTCGGCGGACAGCGGCAGAGCCGTGCGGCCCTTCGGCTCCCTCTTCGGGCCCTACGAGGCTCTGTACGACAGTCCGTCCCCGGACAGCTCCAGCCCGCTGGACGCAGGGACCCTCAGCCCACCCATCAACTTCAACGGGATTTTCTCCCTGAAACACGAGGAGCCGGCGGAGCGGAGCTGTCACTACGGCCTCCGGTACTGCTCCATCAGCAGCCAGGGCTCCTCCGCAGAGCTCGGCCCGTATGACATCCACCTCCGGGGCCAGTTTTACCAGGTGCAGGAGGAACTGAACAAGCCTTTCCATAGTTAA